Below is a window of Cataglyphis hispanica isolate Lineage 1 chromosome 2, ULB_Chis1_1.0, whole genome shotgun sequence DNA.
gtggaattttttttataaagtttttatattaaacaatttttttataaagtttttatattttacaataattttgagttaatacaaatttttttattattatataatttatgctaatttaatttatagctaCAATTCACatttctaattcttttttaagaaacacaagttaaattacatattatcacaaattaataatttttgttatcatcGGTTTGTTTGGTGAGCTTATCAACAcaacattgaaattattattccgaattaaaaaaatacgcacGTTGcgtactatttattttatcaccaTTTCACGATACGAAAATCGATTACAACATTTCCTTCAAATTATAGCATAACTTTTGCTTACTTCTCGTTATCTTTAAGAAATGACATCTTTGTCAGTACAAACAATTTCACaaacaatgtataaaaatcaagTTGACTCGCGCACTAAAGCACTATATACTGTCACTGTCGTATCCATTACTACATTAACGGGATGCTCGCCAAACGTTTATATAGCATCGACGCAAACTGATAAGATACTTCAGCTAGATAGcagctttttatatttcatttatatgcaatttctCATGACTATTCTAAAACTCGATATGTGAGTCAGCTAAATTCAAGGTCTAGGATCTGAGAACTAGACAAGTCTATCATTTCCACTAACAagtttttttgctatttaatgtttaataaagttattagtaatttattgaatattgcaATAACCAAACACTTATagctgttaaataaaatttaaaaaaataaaaacaaattgtttcctatttttaattcaagaattttttttccaatttagcATATTTTAGATGTAAATATAAGATGTGTTGCAGTAACAGTCATAAAATCGCAACATTTAATGCTTGTTTTTAGAGAAGTAATACAAAATGTTGAgtacaaaatattgtataattttgaaaaattattttattatattatctcaaagtgttttattttaattatagtgtgtcctataaattcttttatttaaatagaaaagggATATAAAGGCAGTAAGAGCCGGCGCAATATTAAAggctcataaaaatttttattaaacaaagtatattaatttaacatatgtgTGAAGCGGCATACGTTTCggtctttttttagaaagaaatgaCCTGCGCATTATTAAACGGAAAGAATGACCTGTCAAACGCACATATCAGTTGGCTTTAAATTCGTCCCGAAATTCATAAACCTCATgtcttatcaaaatttataatgcgtTTACGCACACTGTGTACTTTTTGTAAATCTGTTATTCGACCATTAATTAACTGCGTGCATTTCTTCCCGTTTAATAATGCGCTGATGAAGACCTAAAGAAAAGCCGAAACATACGCCACTtgacacatatattaaattaatatactttgtttaatacaaatttttatgcgcCTTTAATACTGCACCGGCTCTTACTGCTTTTACAtctcttttctatttatattatcagagccttatttatattttgattcttttatttaagtttcccgagaaaaatattattttcgcatttccaacattttaataattagtattCCTCAGAATAAAACAcgataaaaactataaaaaattatagaaaattatagaaaaatataattaattataatagcatAAACATATGCGTTTCGGAAATcagagttttatttatataataaatataataaatataataaatattttccggATTTAATTAGAGTTCTGCGTGAAATTcaatgaaatatgaaaaacagtattaatattttttatacgctaAAAGCATAATAATGCCAAATAAGatatatcgcaatttttttgtatgacaatttgcaaatttttaatttgaatataaaatatttaaataattattagaaaatattatttttgtgatttttttattaaaaaaattaattttattttacatgcgcatatacataaaaatacttattagaatgataataaaacgTTATGTACagtattaaaacattaataaatccaTAATATGTCTCCGCATTTTTTATccataattatgaatatggtacaaatatataccaaTCGACTGTTTTACCATGGCATCGAAAAGTGAATCTCGCCATGTAGTTCCAATTTAGCCAGAAGTTAACGCTACTGTAATCCAGTTTCTCTCTGGTTCTGCAGAGGGCTTTCGTTTTGTGACCGATCGGAACATAACCTTTCTCTTATTACAATCAAACGTGTACATAGAACGCATGTGTGAAAAATGGCTAAGTCGCTGCGTAGTAAATGGAGAAGAAAATGCAGGGCAGTGAAGAGAGAACGTTATGCGGCAAAGGAATTAGACAGATTGAAGAAAACCCTTGGTCTAGATAAAAATGCATCTAAAGATGTTGAAATGACAGATATTCAAGAAATCGCTACAGGTATGATTTCACATTTGCAAACGCATTAAAGATACTAAAGAtactaaagatatttataatattcataatataaatatatactatataataacatacaattataataaattataatatcttatataacataatgtaatgataatcttttatattatagttgttgacgcaaaaaaaatcaaagaagacAAGGCTAAAGTTAAAGCTACAGATGCAAAAAGCGATGTAATCACAGATCAAGAACAGATGGAAGTAGAAGGTGCTAgagtatataataagaaaacattGCGTGATCAATATGGTAATTATCCTGTATGGATGAACAAACGAAAGATACTCAAACATAAAAAAGGTAGAGCAAAAATGCAGAAGGCCAGTAAAATATCAAGCAAAAGACTCACTAGACGACAGAAGAAGGCAAtagaaaaagggaaaaattaaatcttgctttttaaaatgtaaagttaattttttcatggtgtttataaacttttaaatactttaaaatttggttttttctttctataaatacttaaataactAAGTATTATACCCTACCatgtttgtttaatattaaaagggCGAGTGTTACAATATCATgacaaaactatttttttttttttttgtttttatattctttttttgtaattggCTTGTCATATTTAGATTAACaacatgattaattttatatcaccttttgcatatatttaactatattttgATTGTGATGCTTTTTTTgctaagtaaaatttttctgaattttaattatgggTTATGTAAAACCTTTTTTTCTTggcaattttaattgttcatataactttgaataaaaaatgcactCGTTCTTTTAATGTCATATGATACactattttcatcttttttaaaacttaaacTAAAGGATTGCTAATACAAATtcacattgttttattatacatataaaaagattgagtacaaataaacatatttaaattctatactACTATTGTTACTAGCCTGCAAAgtgtaacaaatattaaattatggcAGTGGTATTACTTCACGGCAGGAAAATCCCGTGTAAAATTTATGACTAAAATTATGTCAACATTTTGAGATAAAAGCGACCAATATTATTCTATGGTTTGAGAATAAATAAGttctattattgaatatacagcattcttttctatttaaaaatattaatcgcgtCTTTGCGTAACATTCTGACGGTGCAAAatctttatgataaaaatactacTATCCGTTATTAGTATTAAATAGTACTGATAATAGACTGACGCTATAGCAATATTAAAAGTTCAACAACCCGCTATTTATTGGTATTGTTGATCTGCAGcgtatttttatacgattttctAATTCCGCGACACGATTCATCAGATGGTGTAGCTTTCTCACTTCTGCCTCGTACTGCTTCATCTTACTTCTCATATCATATACTTCCTGTTGCATCAGTTGCTGAAACAAATCGTAtccataaataatgtaattagtatctgtttttattaatatactttgatCTCGATATAACTTgatgaaataagaaataatgcaACAAAGCGAAATTATActcttaaatcatataattcttttttttttttttttaattttatttttattatattaaaaaataatatttgtttctttcataagattataaagaaagtaaagataaaaatttcgctACATGACACGCATATACAACTTTtacataacaaattttaaataaaggagATTACcagaaagtttaataaatcgagattatactttctctcttatcGATAATCATCgatcatgataaaatatacttttttatttttttagaaataattataaatgtatcttaTAATCTAAGTAgcagatatataaatgatcTAAATGATTGTTCgcgattttcaattatattaatattgtatatgtagagtaataaaaaagacaaaatctaaaaattaaagagataaaaagtataaataaatatacacacattcttgcgcacatttatttatacagtaaaatttaattacgcgaAATTATTTGCGAGATTTTTGTCATGCGTTATATCGAGAGATTtgaatatatagtattttaatgtttctcaaatatatataccacATTCTCGACATTTATCTTCATCTGGTTGATGCTTTCGATCGCTAATGTGACTTTGTTGTTCATCTCGGAAGCCTCcgtatctctctttctgtttttgGCCACTTGCTAAAGagttttaatatgttttcttattaattacgtattatgtTGATAAGTATTTATCTTACCTTTTCCAATTTAGTTAATCTTTTTAAGATGATCTCATAATCTTGATCATCATCGCTTACTTCGTTTTCTGCATCTACAATTTAAgtgaaacttatttatttgctaatttatttctttttataaacttgtaattataaaacgtaaatttttgtatgctatatttattgatattacgaGAAAATCGAAActcaaatatattctaattgtaaagacaaaatataattactttaaactATAATATCTTCTGTTCACGATTTTAAAATACGgaatactaattataaaattaaatctttgtaaaaaaacgaTTAGAATTAATACAGGAAGTTAATagatagaaaaacaaaaatataattaaattttaaattaaattatacatatgtacataccaTGAGAAGACATCGGATCTTTTGTTGTTGATACATCGTGAAAATCGTTCTCCAAGTCGCGAGCTTCAAAGGCATTTTCATCAGTATCTGGAAAAAAATAGGCATATTTTCCCAAAGTTATTCTTcctaaagttttattttgaatttctcGCTTTGCATACTCACCATTCCTCCGACAGGATTGACCATCTTGTTGAAGTTGAAACCCGGTTCTACAATGACATCGATAGCTACCAGGTAGGTTTATACAAAGTTGTCCACATGGTTTTTCTATCGCGCACTCGTCCACGTCtgcgaaataaagaaatattaatgttatttattaatattaatagaaatattaaataatatttaatttattttttttgcaatttatctaTAAGTAGTGCATTATCTTATggtatcaaaaaatgttaaaagatataaaattatttaacattaaaaataatatatttgaagtaaaaaaaaaaagatatattttagtaaaaatttagctttaaaaagatataggatatattagataaaaaaataatattttaattatatgtagcttgatttaatattagaaattttttaaattcttttcgtAAGATCTttgtttcacatattttttgcatttactcggttaaaatattaactttaattaaattgtcagataataatagcatatatgcatgtaattagacataatttattctaagGACATATAAGCATTGAAGCGAAACTTGATCGATTTCTCGGTTGCCTTCTCGTGTCTGGTATCatcagatataattaattatcgacgTGAAGTGATACGTTTCTTGATAGGATCACGCAAACACCAAATTAACTGCAGTGCAATCCGTATTGCGGTGTCCTGTATGTCTTACATCGGTCGGCTTACAACCAAGCAGTTGTCGCGTTTTCTTGATAGATTTATGAGCGTTTCTTGGTCGCGCTCCACGAATGTTCTAATCACTGTTCTTCATATGCAAACTATTATGCAAACGCTAGTATTATAATAGCAATTGTGATTACGATAAAAGATTCTATGCTTACTTAAAATGAGGATTTTACTTTAACTTTTGTTCTTTATCTCCcccttttataataaaaacacattATCGTATCTTGTCaagataaaactaaaataaatttttaattattttaaatttttatgagagagaaaaagagaatttatatattttttttaaataaactttatttcacaaaatagtgttatttattttctataaatatatatagatgttcTAATAATGAcctaataatatatgtgatattccacgagagagaaaaagagagaaaaaaacgatACTATAATTTCTAGCTCGTATAATCTTCTCGTCAAAGctaataataacaatgaatGCTATACAGTGTGGATGTTCGTAATTtgcaaatgcaattaaaattacctGTCTGGCACTGATTGCCAGTATAACCTTTAGGGCACGTGCATTTGCCAGGCGAGGTACAAATCCCACCATTCAGACATAGCGCTGGGCACGTGGCTGAAGAACAATTAGATCTAGATTAGTCGattcatataattgtaaataatgccAGATTGTTCAAACATcgcaagaatatattatatgaatagaatgttgaatatatgtattaatattctatgctttatatcaaatatattaataatttaaagtaatattttatattgttaataagcATTCTCGCAATTCACACACTTCtacataaatcatattttgtattactccaaatatagataataaatattaaaataatttaaattgttatatttttttttatatttgtagacagaaattagattaattaaattgatttcaaaGAAACTGTCATTAAATCTACTTACGTTTATTACAACCAAAACTCAAATGAGTAACTTGCGACCATCCCGGGcagcaaaaaaaattggaagtcATCTCGGTATACACTAATctagaatatttcataaattttttttcaagaaattataaaaggcTTAAAAGACATCGTGAAATGTAtatgttgtaataaaaaagtcgAAGTGAAAAGTTCttcgttataaatattcataaatttacaaatatttacatattcttgAGTAACTCatcctaaaattataataattgaatcgtGATTTATATCTGGTTTATGCTGATAAAAGTTCCTATACATTTATACGAGATGTGCAAAGTACCTAATTTGTTTCCCAAGATGATGATGAGACGTTAGAGGAGCTTGTCTTGTACACACTCGTCTCctgaaatgcaaaatattaatttttaatccaaAAGAGAAAGTAAGCActctttgtaaatatattatatatatatatatatatatatatatatatatatatatatatatatatattatgcataataCTTGATAATCAGTGATCGCTATATCTGAAAGTAACCggatgtataataaaagatattattttgcagataTTATCAGTAAGAATCctctttatatgaattttcaaataatcctTTCTTCAGATCCTGTATCGATTTCAGCTTTGCATTTCGTTATTGCGGCTTACGCGACGGGAAAATTAAATCGGCGGTTCGGTCATTTCGATAGTCATCATAAATGTGCGCGTGTCCCACGTTGGGCCTGTTCGTTCCAACTGAACTGATCGCTAAAGCACAATCATTTGAATCGTAAAGTATGCAGAAGGCCGCTTAAATCGTAAAATACGAAGGCCGATCGGATACATACAGACGAAATAAGTATCTGCGTTGATGACGGTATTACAGCTTGTCATGGCTCGAGCCGGCTTTGGAATCAAGCTTACACGATATGAAACCGATTGTATTTCTGATTAAGGACCAAGAGAACTTTGAAAGTAaaacgaataatattattgtatgatCTGGGATCAAGattaaatcttgaaattatcATCAAATCACTTAGCAAGAACAGACAAATCGCGAAACATGATGGTGTGTATCAGATAGCGGAAAACTCTCAACGATTTATAACATGTGGCAATCGTATAATTAGGCATCGGAACGAACGCTTGCCTGACAGTACCACTTCGTCATCGTCAGGCCGTAGAAAATTGCATTTCACCATGTCGCTGTCGTGTTTGCTGAAACGTAACACGACATTTACTGTCCCAACAATGAATACTGAGGACTCGGTGGTCCCCGTCTCCGTCGGTTTCTCGCTCGAGAGGCGCGAGAAACGCGATCTATCGTTGGATCTGTCATGAATGACTGCACAAAGGATATTATATGCACTTATATATGCGCAAATTCGCcgccattaaattttttattaactcaaATGCATAGTTCTATTTTCTCATTGCACATTCAGCGCTGAATGCAGCTTATTCACTGCAAGTCTTTGTCCGcatcgtatttatatttataatatataatttcaaagtttataaagtcttgttattatttcttgcGATATATGACgtgcaataaatttaacttattaatataatttaataataattaacataacaataatttttaatgataatattttaataataatatattttaataataatattacagttttaaatatactgttataattgtgatttttaatGCAGCATAGTATGTTATAATTTGCAAGTTATGGAcagacacaaaaataaatttaagcgaaattcttaaaaatatcagtCTTATGATTCCcagatattaaatacaaaaatttcgatttttttaaacataattttcattaataggTGTTCCTGGGAAATCCAAAACTACTCTATTATGAATTTG
It encodes the following:
- the LOC126858936 gene encoding protein LLP homolog, which produces MAKSLRSKWRRKCRAVKRERYAAKELDRLKKTLGLDKNASKDVEMTDIQEIATVVDAKKIKEDKAKVKATDAKSDVITDQEQMEVEGARVYNKKTLRDQYGNYPVWMNKRKILKHKKGRAKMQKASKISSKRLTRRQKKAIEKGKN
- the LOC126858917 gene encoding protein HEG, whose product is MAPKILLACLLIAVTASSALSSPEDHHRLPSHNHRVVWPVWYRDRLLHARHDRSDDEHSVVRETTTTKGPWTPLRPQVSVTRSPQQINSVSRHHHVEHKLGVVTIAEHGGTRVTAYAGYQDNHRPREAVTQSYQLIPTTAPTYTRHHTGRRVCTRQAPLTSHHHLGKQIRLVYTEMTSNFFCCPGWSQVTHLSFGCNKPTCPALCLNGGICTSPGKCTCPKGYTGNQCQTDVDECAIEKPCGQLCINLPGSYRCHCRTGFQLQQDGQSCRRNDTDENAFEARDLENDFHDVSTTKDPMSSHDAENEVSDDDQDYEIILKRLTKLEKQVAKNRKRDTEASEMNNKVTLAIESINQMKINVENVQLMQQEVYDMRSKMKQYEAEVRKLHHLMNRVAELENRIKIRCRSTIPINSGLLNF